In Syngnathus scovelli strain Florida unplaced genomic scaffold, RoL_Ssco_1.2 HiC_scaffold_24, whole genome shotgun sequence, the following proteins share a genomic window:
- the LOC137839879 gene encoding janus kinase and microtubule-interacting protein 3-like codes for MEAEEARLKEHIQDIRDQNELLEFRILELEEREWRSPVLKFLQVRFPDGLSPLQIYCEADGVSDIVISDLMKKLDILGDNANLTNEEQVVVIHARTLPTLAEKWLEYIKVTKSALQQKMLDIESEKDMFCNQKGYLDEELDFRKRSMDQAHKVSRPQISRRTTDGRGLRPRGSWSWRPCCTRRYRSGTAPPRTAKKPATLA; via the exons atggaggcggaagaagcgcgtctgaaagagcacatccaggatatccgagaccaaaacgaactgcttgagttccgcatcctggagctggag gagagggagtggcgctcccccgtcttgaagtttctgcaagtccgcttcccagacggcctcagccctttgcagatctactgcgaggccgacggcgtgagc gacatcgtcatcagtgatctgatgaagaagctggacatcctgggcgataacgcc aatctcaccaacgaggagcaggtggtcgtgattcacgccaggacccttcccaccctagccgagaag tggttagaatacatcaaagtgaccaagtcagcacttcaacagaagatgttggacattgaaagtgagaag gatatgttctgcaaccagaagggctacctggatgaagagttggacttcaggaagcgttccatggaccaggctcataaggtaagccgccctcaaatctcccgccggactactgatggacgaggattgcggcccagaggatcatggagctggaggccatgttgtacgaggcgctaccgcagcgggactgccccgccacggacggcgaaaaagccagccacgctggcgtga